A portion of the Juglans microcarpa x Juglans regia isolate MS1-56 chromosome 1D, Jm3101_v1.0, whole genome shotgun sequence genome contains these proteins:
- the LOC121249058 gene encoding uncharacterized protein LOC121249058 has protein sequence MHSMSNSNVVLRPLVFFLVSTSVFSPKWIASGSPADQEPKYFKRTDPLTHFNYYNGGYDVRNRHYWVSAAFTGVHAYAIAGVWLLCGLGFGIFLTVKNPSGSSWPFIKQYLDRDHNYILMFLLVLLFTFLAIVASSFVLAANQSTLWRTEKMKGTILKMGGDAHQTIQKVMNAMTEMQSILLPYDPITSRTLKITTHRLGRESHVIHNFVDKSGHSIDQAIHTSYIAHLVIVTINLVMLVAALVLLLLHWHHGIIFIIFCCWILATICWILTGIDFFLDTFAEDTCSAFADFEENPHNNSLSSILPCMNPSSSKRIMVDIGYTIHTHIAQLNSKITDYYKSLGSDEQSEGFVGVRKICEPFSGAPSYSYMPESCPKDAIPVADLPNVLARFTCYQNKYSSGECESDGRFLPEACYNMVSAYSRSVQYVIDVHSDLQSLTECSFVKNRLSEVVSHQCQPFKVSIRFLWSSMLALSIVMVLLVLIWVAKAYQDRGRSFSLCSITPNIIPR, from the exons ATGCATTCCATGTCCAACTCCAATGTGGTTCTTCGTCCTTTGGTTTTCTTCTTGGTTTCCACGTCAGTGTTTTCACCAAAATGGATAGCGTCCGGTTCGCCTGCTGATCAGGAACCCAAGTACTTCAAGAGGACCGATCCTCTAACCCACTTCAATTACTACAATGGGGGTTACGATGTTCGAAACAGACATTACTGGGTG TCTGCGGCATTTACAGGAGTCCATGCGTATGCAATTGCGGGAGTTTGGTTGCTATGTGGGCTGGGATTTGGTATCTTCTTGACAGTGAAGAATCCAAGCGGTAGCTCATGGCCATTTATAAAGCAATATTTAGATCGTGATCATAATTATATCCTGATGTTCCTGCTGGTCCTGCTCTTCACCTTTCTCGCCAT AGTTGCATCCAGTTTTGTCCTGGCAGCAAATCAGAGCACCTTATGGAGAAcggagaaaatgaaaggaactATTCTGAAAATGGGAGGAGATGCCCATCAAACCATCCAGAAAGTAATGAATGCAATGACAGAAATGCAGTCCATTTTACTTCCCTACGATCCAATCACATCTAGGACGTTGAAGATCACCACCCATCGACTTGGAAGAGAATCACATGTCATCCACAATTTCGTTGATAAGAGTGGGCATTCAATTGATCAGGCAATCCATACTTC ATACATAGCTCATCTTGTGATTGTAACTATCAACTTGGTGATGCTGGTTGCTGCACTGG TTCTGCTCTTGTTGCATTGGCACCACGGGATTATTTT CATAATTTTTTGCTGCTGGATCTTAGCAACTATATGCTGGATTTTGACTGGCATTGATTTCTTCCTTGACAC CTTTGCAGAAGATACATGTTCAGCTTTTGCAGATTTTGAAGAAAACCCACATAATAATAGTCTGAGCTCAATACTGCCATGCATGAATCCTTCATCCTCGAAAAGGATAATGGTTGACATTGGCTACACCATCCATACCCATATAGCTCAG TTGAATTCAAAAATAACAGACTATTATAAGTCTCTTGGATCAGATGAACAAAGCGAAGGTTTCGTCGGAGTTAGAAAGATTTGTGAACCCTTCTCGGGAGCACCTAGCTACAGCTACATGCCTGAAAGCTGCCCAAAAGATGCAATTCCAGTTGCTGACTTACCAAAt GTTCTTGCTAGATTCACGTGTTACCAGAACAAGTACTCCAGCGGAGAATGTGAAAGCGATGGAAGATTTCTTCCCGAGGCTTGTTACAACATGGTCTCGGCTTATAGTCGTTCTGTCCAATACGTGATAGATGTACATTCAGATTTGCAAAGCTTGACAGAATGCAGCTTTGTGAAGAACAGACTTTCTGAGGTTGTTTCACATCAATGCCAGCCGTTTAAGGTTTCGATCAGATTTTTATGGTCATCAATGCTTGCGCTTTCCATTGTCATGGTGCTTTTAGTATTAATTTGGGTGGCAAAAGCTTATCAAGACAGAGGAAGAAGCTTCTCTCTATGTTCCATCACCCCCAATATTATTCCTagatag
- the LOC121243250 gene encoding ADP-ribosylation factor-like protein 8b — MGFWDAFLNWLRSLFFKQEMELSLIGLQNAGKTSLVNVVATGGYSEDMIPTVGFNMRKVTKGNVTIKLWDLGGQPRFRSMWERYCRAVSAIVYVVDAADPDNVSISRSELHDLLSKPSLSGIPLLVLGNKIDKPGALSKQALTDQMDLKLITDREVCCFMISCKNSTNIDSIIDWFVKHSKSKS, encoded by the exons ATGGGTTTTTGGGATGCCTTTCTCAATTGGCTCCGCAG CCTCTTTTTTAAGCAAGAAATGGAGCTATCTTTGATAGGCCTTCAGAATGCTGGAAAGACTTCACTTGTAAATGTTGTTGCA ACTGGTGGATATAGTGAAGACATGATCCCTACG GTAGGATTTAATATGAGGAAGGTGACAAAAGGAAATGTCACCATAAAGTTGTGGGATCTTGGAGGTCAACCTAGATTCCGCAGTATGTGGGAGCGATACTGTCGTGCAGTTTCTGCTATTGT TTACGTTGTTGATGCTGCTGATCCCGATAACGTGAGTATATCAAGAAGCGAGCTTCATGATTTGCTGAGCAAACCCTCGCTGAGTGGTATTCCACTGCTAGTGCTAGGAAACAAGATTGACAAGCCAGGAGCCCTGTCTAAACAGGCTTTGACCGATCAAAT GGATCTCAAGTTGATTACTGACAGAGAAGTTTGCTGCTTCATGATCTCATGCAAGAACTCGACAAACATCGATTCAATTATTGATTGGTTTGTAAAGCACTCGAAGTCAAAGAGCTGA
- the LOC121238837 gene encoding protein SHORT-ROOT-like, whose translation MDTLFRLVNLQSDQSYNSSRTSSSSRSSRQNHHYQQEDEECFNLFMDEEDFSSSSSKHYYPYQPHPNSSTTTPPTATPTTTTTNIRTPTEFSFSPARDFNFEFSGKWAHEILLETARAIAEKNSTRVQHLVWMLNELSSPYGDTDQKLAAHFLQALFSRMTDSGDRCYRTLASASEKTCSFESTRKMVLKFQEVSPWTTFGHVACNGAIMEAFEGEPKLHIVDFSNTYCTQWPTLLEALATRSDETPHLRLTTVVATKSSGSTGGVAAVHKVMKEIGSRMEKFARLMGVPFKFNVIHHGGDLSDLNIEKLDLKDDEALAINCVGTLHSITPVRNRRDYLISAFRRLQPRIVTVVEEEADLDVGVDGLEFVKGFEECLRWFRVYFEALDESFPRTSNERLMLEREAGRAIVDLVACPPSESVERRESAVCWSRRLHACGFGPVSYSDEVCDDVRALLRRYKEGWSMTQCSDVAGIFLSWKDQPVVWASSWRP comes from the coding sequence ATGGATACCTTGTTTAGGCTAGTCAATCTTCAATCTGATCAATCTTACAACTCTAGTAGAACGTCAAGCAGCTCTCGATCCTCCAGACAAAACCATCACTACCAGCAAGAAGACGAAGAATGCTTCAACCTTTTCATGGACGAAGAAGACTTCTCCTCGTCTTCTTCTAAGCACTACTATCCCTATCAGCCCCACCCTAATTCCTCCACCACCACTCCCCCTACTGCCACCCCCACTACCACCACCACAAACATAAGGACCCCCACCGAATTTTCCTTCTCACCCGCCCGTGATTTTAACTTCGAATTCTCTGGAAAGTGGGCACACGAAATACTCCTCGAAACCGCACGAGCCATCGCGGAGAAGAACAGCACCCGTGTCCAGCACCTTGTGTGGATGCTCAACGAGCTCAGCTCACCTTATGGTGATACCGATCAAAAGCTCGCTGCCCATTTTCTCCAAGCCTTGTTTAGCCGCATGACGGACTCCGGTGACCGATGTTACCGCACTCTAGCTTCCGCATCAGAGAAAACTTGCTCCTTCGAGTCAACCAGAAAAATGGTCTTGAAATTTCAAGAGGTGAGCCCCTGGACTACGTTCGGACATGTTGCGTGTAATGGTGCAATCATGGAAGCCTTTGAAGGTGAGCCAAAGTTACATATAGTTGATTTCAGCAACACATACTGTACGCAGTGGCCTACTTTGCTTGAAGCCCTAGCAACCCGCAGTGATGAAACTCCACATCTCCGGCTCACCACCGTGGTCGCCACCAAATCCAGTGGTAGTACTGGAGGTGTGGCCGCAGTGCACAAGGTAATGAAAGAGATCGGTAGCAGAATGGAAAAGTTTGCTAGGCTTATGGGTGTGCCTTTCAAATTCAATGTCATCCATCATGGTGGTGATCTTTCAGACTTAAACATAGAGAAGTTAGACCTCAAAGATGACGAAGCCCTAGCTATCAACTGTGTCGGCACCTTACATTCAATCACGCCCGTCCGTAACCGCCGAGATTATCTGATATCGGCTTTCCGAAGATTGCAGCCGAGGATAGTCACCgtggttgaagaagaagctgaTCTTGACGTTGGCGTTGATGGGCTCGAGTTTGTGAAAGGCTTTGAAGAATGTTTGAGATGGTTTAGGGTTTACTTTGAGGCTTTGGACGAGAGCTTCCCGCGGACCAGCAACGAGCGCTTGATGCTCGAGCGCGAGGCTGGGCGCGCCATCGTTGACCTGGTGGCGTGTCCACCTTCCGAATCGGTAGAGCGGCGCGAGTCAGCGGTGTGCTGGTCTCGGCGCTTGCATGCGTGTGGGTTCGGCCCGGTTTCGTACAGTGACGAGGTGTGTGATGATGTACGCGCCTTGTTGAGGAGGTACAAGGAGGGTTGGTCGATGACACAGTGCTCGGATGTTGCCGGAATATTCTTGTCGTGGAAGGATCAACCTGTGGTGTGGGCCAGTTCATGGAGGCCTTAA
- the LOC121267859 gene encoding replication protein A 70 kDa DNA-binding subunit B-like → MRARLDPVFSEYVLELGNGMPPITVDETIKIPDGMLVPYEDDCTSLNHLIDAVFHDIHGYSINISAMMNRAILTPKNIYVDEINALLIHRFPGELRRYYSFDEAIDASEQSVMEDFLNTLTPNGLPPHELLLKINCPIMLLRNINPSEGLCNGTRLICRAFDRNVIDAEIAVGHHRGKRVFIPRIPFLPNVDENSALKMRTIYTSIKDITPNTRNWKMKMIVADKSPKRTGQRSPVKYQSLTLIDPEGNRVQATMFDKDIDSRDDTLHIFQSYYISNAYVRPLDPRYRIETHEYQWILNSRTIIEEVLKDEEQLELPKYQLIPFNEFDAYKNSIAEIDVLAVAIHIKPCREITSAHGPTTIQEIYVIDQSLNPISLTMWGQFVQDECKKISEIIGSKPVILGTRIRVGSYNGLSLSSRPKSKFMINPALPEATSLQQWAVINDLLLERIIAKCLTYPSTSLSSVGIREIIKNCDVAEFIKSLQPMQKAKFWIKAKIIVVDLRQIFYYMSCIGCNKGTGYDYNDTFLCYHCKHQSISQPRCRAYVELDDGTGRLSAIMFGEVVEQTFGCSAVELMNHTGDEHLPYIENLVAEVSQKEWMIELLADPNRLNQQQHKNFNVVSVDAVQDDTK, encoded by the exons ATGCGAGCAAGATTGGATCCAGTTTTTTCAGAATATGTGTTAGAATTAGGCAACGGAATGCCACCAATCACAGTTgatgaaactataaaaattcCTGATGGCATGCTTGTTCCATATGAAGATGACTGCACTTCTTTGAATCATTTAATAGATGCTGTTTTCCATGATATTCATggatattcaataaatatttcagctaTGATGAATCGGGCCATATTAACACCAAAGAAcatttatgttgatgaaataaatgcattaCTAATTCATAGGTTTCCTGGTGAGCTTAGGCGATATTATAGCTTTGATGAAGCAATAGATGCATCTGAACAATCAGTCATGGAGGATTTTTTAAATACTCTGACCCCAAATGGACTTCCTCCTCATGAATTGTTACTGAAGATAAACTGTCCGATCATGctgcttagaaacattaatccTTCAGAAGGACTATGCAACGGAACACGCCTAATTTGTCGGGCTTTTGATCGAAATGTGATTGATGCGGAAATCGCAGTTGGGCACCATAGAGGAAAAAGAGTATTTATTCCAAGAATCCCATTTTTGccaaatgttgatgaaaatagtg CTTTAAAGATGCGGACTATCTATACATCAATAAAAGATATAACTCCAAATACAAGgaattggaaaatgaaaatgatcgTGGCTGACAAGTCACCCAAACGAACAGGCCAACGCTCGCCAGTAAAGTACCAAAGTCTAACATTGATTGATCCAGAG GGAAATCGAGTGCAAGCGACAATGTTCGATAAAGATATTGACTCACGAGATGATACCTTACATATTTTCCAGTCATATTACATTAGTAATGCATATGTGAGGCCGCTGGATCCAAGGTATAGAATTGAAACACATGAATATCAATGGATCCTAAATTCAAGAACGATAATTGAGGAAGTTCTgaaagatgaagaacaattGGAGCTACCAAAGTACCAGCTCATTCCGTTCAATGAATTTGATGCTTACAAAAACTCAATTGCAGAAATAG ATGTTTTGGCTGTTGCAATTCATATCAAACCATGTAGAGAGATAACTTCGGCACATGGACCGACAACTATTCAGGAAATCTATGTTattgatcaaag CTTAAACCCCATAAGTTTAACTATGTGGGGTCAATTTGTGCAAGATGAATGCAAAAAAATCTCAGAAATAATTGGCTCAAAGCCAGTTATACTTGGAACAAGAATAAGAGTTGGTTCttataatg GATTGTCTCTTTCATCACGtccaaaaagtaaatttatgatCAATCCTGCTCTTCCTGAGGCAACTTCATTGCAACAGTG ggcGGTGATTAATGACTTATTACTTGAGAGAATTATTGCAAAATGCTTGACATACCCATCAACATCTCTATCTTCTGTTGGTATTCGAGAAATCATCAAGAATTGTGATGTTGCTGAGTTCATTAAAAGTTTACAACCCATGCAG AAAGCAAAATTTTGGATAAAGGCCAAGATAATTGTAGTTGACTTGCGCcagatattttattatatgtcaTGTATTGGCTGCAATAAAGGAACTGGGTATGATTACAATGATACATTCCTTTGTTACCATTGTAAACACCAAAGCATTTCTCAACCACG TTGTCGAGCATATGTTGAACTCGACGATGGTACAGGAAGACTATCTGCTATTATGTTTGGCGAAGTTGTAGAACAAACATTCGGTTGTTCAGCAGTTGAACTTATGAATCACACTGGTGAT GAGCATCTGCCATATATTGAAAATCTTGTAGCAGAAGTTTCGCAAAAAGAATGGATGATCGAACTTTTAGCAGACCCTAATCGACTCAACCAGCAGCAACACAAAAATTTCAATGTCGTCTCTGTTGATGCAGTACAAGACGACACAAAATGA
- the LOC121240583 gene encoding 50S ribosomal protein L7/L12-like: MSSITSRIPSKSLTRLFTLTPRPLSRVLCMATETREQKLERIADELLDLNKLERYDYAILSRLRMGLNKYGPALSGLSPSSASAGSGTGSADEAKSTEKTAFDIKLEKFDAASKIKIIKEVRTFTDLGLKEAKELVEKAPVVLKKGLTKEEADSIVAKFKDLGATVVLE, from the coding sequence ATGTCCTCCATAACCTCAAGAATCCCATCCAAATCCCTAACCAGGCTCTTCACCCTCACCCCGAGACCGCTCTCCCGCGTTCTCTGCATGGCTACCGAGACTCGGGAGCAGAAGCTCGAGCGAATCGCTGACGAACTTTTGGACCTCAACAAGCTCGAGCGCTACGACTATGCGATCCTCTCGAGGCTCCGGATGGGCCTCAACAAGTACGGTCCCGCACTATCCGGGCTCAGCCCATCATCCGCATCCGCCGGATCCGGTACAGGGTCTGCCGATGAGGCCAAATCTACCGAGAAGACGGCGTTCGATATCAAGCTCGAGAAGTTCGACGCGGCGTCCAAGATTAAGATAATAAAGGAGGTGAGGACGTTCACGGATTTGGGTCTGAAGGAGGCCAAGGAGTTGGTGGAGAAAGCGCCCGTGGTGTTGAAGAAGGGACTCACCAAAGAGGAGGCCGATTCCATTGTTGCCAAGTTCAAGGACTTGGGTGCTACTGTGGTATTGGAAtga